One region of Endozoicomonas sp. Mp262 genomic DNA includes:
- the purN gene encoding phosphoribosylglycinamide formyltransferase, translated as MVVLLSGNGSNLQALLDQQPNYSYEVVGVISNRPDAKGLQRAELAGIPAITLDHKTFPGREDYDQALITRIDQFEPGLVVLAGYMRILTGSFVRHYKNRLMNIHPSLLPDYKGLDTYKRVLNDRQRQHGTTVHFVTEALDSGAIIAQATLEIAASDDEQSLCKRVQRMEHRIYPIAVDFYTSGRLSMDDTRIRLDNIPLGKKGYQLDEQTLIEQL; from the coding sequence GTGGTTGTATTACTATCTGGCAACGGCAGCAATTTGCAGGCACTTCTGGATCAGCAGCCCAATTACAGTTATGAAGTCGTCGGCGTCATCAGCAACCGTCCCGACGCCAAAGGTCTTCAAAGAGCAGAACTTGCTGGTATCCCTGCCATCACCCTGGATCATAAAACCTTTCCAGGCCGGGAGGATTATGACCAGGCTTTAATCACCCGGATTGATCAGTTCGAGCCCGGGCTGGTTGTACTGGCTGGCTACATGCGGATTCTTACTGGAAGCTTTGTCAGGCATTACAAAAACCGGCTGATGAATATTCATCCGTCACTACTGCCAGATTACAAAGGACTCGATACCTATAAGCGGGTTCTCAATGACCGGCAACGACAGCACGGTACAACCGTTCACTTTGTTACCGAAGCACTGGACAGTGGCGCCATCATCGCCCAGGCCACTCTTGAGATAGCCGCCAGTGATGATGAGCAGTCACTGTGTAAAAGAGTTCAACGTATGGAGCATAGAATCTACCCCATTGCTGTGGATTTTTATACCAGTGGCCGACTATCAATGGATGACACCCGAATCCGTCTTGACAACATCCCTCTGGGAAAGAAAGGATATCAATTGGACGAACAAACCCTGATAGAGCAGCTATGA
- the purM gene encoding phosphoribosylformylglycinamidine cyclo-ligase, with protein MNKTDRQLSTKKPLSYKDSGVDIAAGNALVDRIKQVAKSTARPEVMGGLGGFGALCQIPSGYKEPILVSGTDGVGTKLKLAMELNRHDRIGIDLVAMCVNDLVVCGAEPLFFLDYYASGKLNIDIAEQVIKGIGKGCELSGCALTGGETAEMPGMYHNEDYDLAGFCVGIVEKSEIIDGSRVTPSDVLIGLGSSGPHSNGYSLIRKVIDINDQDLNQLLEGKPLADWLLEPTRIYVKSLLQLRKELPIHAMAHITGGGLTENLPRVLPEGCQAVIDTQSWEIPAIFQWLQTMGNIEPSELYRTFNCGIGMVLCIPEQYSASAVELLQSMGEEPMVIGHIEEGSDQQVLFK; from the coding sequence ATGAACAAAACCGACCGCCAGCTTTCCACCAAGAAGCCTCTCAGCTATAAAGACTCAGGCGTTGATATTGCCGCAGGCAATGCCCTGGTAGATCGTATCAAACAGGTAGCCAAATCCACCGCCCGCCCTGAAGTCATGGGGGGACTGGGTGGCTTTGGCGCACTTTGCCAGATCCCCTCCGGCTATAAAGAGCCTATTCTGGTTTCCGGTACTGACGGAGTGGGTACTAAACTAAAGCTCGCCATGGAACTCAACCGGCATGACCGGATAGGCATCGACCTGGTGGCCATGTGTGTCAATGACCTGGTGGTCTGTGGCGCTGAACCCCTGTTCTTCCTGGACTACTATGCCTCTGGCAAGCTCAATATAGACATTGCAGAACAGGTCATCAAAGGTATAGGCAAAGGCTGCGAGCTGTCAGGATGCGCCCTCACCGGCGGTGAAACCGCTGAAATGCCAGGCATGTACCACAATGAAGACTATGACCTGGCAGGCTTCTGTGTGGGAATTGTAGAAAAATCTGAAATTATCGATGGCTCCCGGGTCACTCCCAGTGATGTACTTATTGGCTTAGGCTCCAGTGGTCCCCATTCCAATGGTTACTCACTGATTCGAAAGGTCATAGACATCAACGACCAGGATCTTAATCAGCTTCTGGAAGGAAAGCCACTGGCGGACTGGCTGCTTGAACCTACCCGTATCTATGTGAAATCACTGCTCCAGCTCCGTAAAGAGCTTCCCATACATGCCATGGCCCATATTACCGGTGGTGGCTTAACCGAAAACCTGCCCCGGGTTCTTCCTGAGGGTTGCCAGGCAGTCATTGATACACAATCCTGGGAAATTCCCGCTATTTTCCAGTGGCTTCAGACAATGGGTAACATCGAGCCCTCCGAACTTTACCGCACCTTCAACTGCGGTATTGGCATGGTTCTCTGTATTCCGGAACAATACAGCGCATCCGCAGTCGAATTACTGCAATCAATGGGAGAAGAGCCTATGGTTATTGGTCATATTGAAGAGGGATCTGACCAACAGGTGCTCTTCAAATAA
- the hda gene encoding DnaA regulatory inactivator Hda: MSLPVQLPLSVQLRDDATFANFFGGPNDALVNLLDMDRKLPSVDTEQFIFIYGNNGVGCSHLLQAACHQVDRQAGRSIYLPMSELVNYSPQLLEGMERLQLVCIDDIGEVAGIPEWEEGLFDLFNRLRDAKTRLLVAASKPPKSLGIQLPDLVSRLSWGLVFQVQPLTDHDKVSALQLRAHLRGLEMSEEVARYIIYRSSREMGSLFQILHKLDGASLRAKRKLTIPFVKQVMGW, translated from the coding sequence ATGAGTCTGCCTGTGCAACTGCCACTCAGCGTCCAGCTTAGAGACGATGCAACATTCGCCAACTTTTTTGGTGGGCCTAATGATGCTTTGGTTAATCTGCTGGACATGGATAGAAAACTGCCTTCTGTGGATACGGAGCAGTTTATTTTTATTTATGGTAACAACGGTGTTGGATGTAGCCATCTTCTGCAAGCGGCCTGTCATCAGGTGGATCGCCAGGCGGGCCGAAGCATCTATCTACCCATGTCTGAACTGGTAAATTACTCTCCACAGTTGCTGGAAGGTATGGAACGGCTTCAGCTTGTCTGTATCGATGATATTGGTGAGGTGGCAGGTATTCCTGAGTGGGAAGAAGGACTGTTTGACCTGTTTAATCGCCTGCGAGATGCGAAAACCCGCCTGCTGGTTGCTGCCAGCAAACCTCCCAAGTCCCTGGGGATACAGCTGCCGGATCTGGTCTCTCGCCTGAGTTGGGGGCTGGTTTTCCAGGTTCAGCCGCTGACTGACCATGACAAGGTCTCGGCCCTCCAGCTTCGGGCTCACCTGCGGGGATTGGAGATGAGTGAGGAAGTTGCCCGTTACATCATTTACAGAAGTAGCCGGGAGATGGGTAGCCTGTTTCAAATATTGCATAAGCTTGATGGGGCTTCATTAAGAGCCAAGCGGAAACTGACCATACCTTTCGTTAAACAAGTGATGGGCTGGTAG
- a CDS encoding transposase: MPLTKPRTIAEKLLKIVSDEAGQIPDFRKKSQHDKIVLHDAVMSGLAVMHLKYPSLLAFDQDCVNNPDRLKNLKSMYNVSCVPSDTYLRDLIDPIETRYLRKFFTRLFAFVQRSGRLKQFTYFEEGYLAPIDGTGHFCSGKISCPECCVKKPGSKNPQYYHQLLACCLVKPGKKEVLPLMPEPIIKQVDASKNDCEKVALKRLLANLSREHPHLPLVLTFDDLYSDGPTIKLVKSFGYSFIMVAKDSTHESLYQAVDELDCADKVVRYEYTDDKGFTHWFRFVNGAPINKSHPDVLVNFLEYIEIDPEGNKKYVNTWVTDIELSAENVNKFMRGARAKWKIENETFNTLKTQGYHLEHNYGHGKQHLASNLACLTFTAFLINQIEQLSCKLFQEALKIKKSKKAFWHAIRGLFDWFCIDNWTDVFTAIIEGRSVSLKLLTVDTT, from the coding sequence GTGCCGCTAACGAAACCAAGAACCATTGCTGAAAAACTGCTCAAAATAGTCTCTGATGAAGCGGGTCAAATTCCAGACTTTCGCAAGAAAAGCCAACATGACAAAATTGTCCTTCATGATGCGGTCATGAGTGGCCTGGCAGTCATGCACCTGAAATACCCTTCATTACTGGCTTTTGATCAGGATTGTGTCAATAACCCAGATAGGCTCAAGAACTTAAAGTCGATGTACAATGTCAGCTGTGTCCCCAGTGATACCTATCTGAGGGATCTGATTGACCCTATCGAAACACGCTATTTAAGGAAGTTCTTTACCCGCCTGTTTGCCTTTGTGCAACGATCTGGGCGGCTTAAGCAGTTCACTTATTTTGAGGAAGGGTATCTTGCGCCTATCGATGGTACGGGGCACTTTTGCTCAGGGAAGATTAGTTGTCCTGAGTGTTGTGTAAAAAAGCCAGGCAGCAAAAATCCGCAATACTACCATCAGTTACTGGCCTGCTGTCTGGTAAAGCCGGGCAAGAAAGAAGTATTACCTTTAATGCCTGAACCCATCATCAAACAAGTTGATGCGTCAAAGAATGATTGTGAGAAGGTAGCGCTCAAGCGGCTATTGGCGAATTTATCCAGAGAGCATCCGCACCTGCCACTGGTTCTGACTTTTGATGACCTGTACTCAGATGGACCGACCATCAAGTTGGTAAAGTCCTTTGGCTATAGCTTCATTATGGTGGCAAAGGATTCAACCCATGAGTCGTTATACCAGGCCGTCGATGAGCTGGATTGTGCAGACAAAGTGGTGCGCTATGAATATACCGATGATAAAGGGTTTACGCACTGGTTCCGGTTTGTGAATGGTGCCCCCATTAACAAGTCACACCCGGATGTGCTGGTTAACTTTCTCGAATATATAGAAATTGATCCAGAGGGCAACAAGAAGTACGTCAACACCTGGGTCACGGACATTGAGCTTTCAGCCGAGAACGTGAATAAATTCATGCGAGGAGCACGCGCTAAATGGAAAATTGAAAACGAAACGTTCAATACACTGAAAACACAGGGCTACCATCTCGAACACAATTACGGGCACGGAAAGCAGCATCTGGCCAGCAATCTGGCATGCCTGACTTTTACGGCCTTCCTCATCAACCAGATAGAACAACTGTCTTGCAAGCTCTTCCAGGAAGCGCTCAAGATAAAAAAGTCTAAAAAGGCATTCTGGCATGCCATACGAGGGCTGTTTGACTGGTTCTGCATTGATAACTGGACAGACGTATTTACAGCTATCATTGAAGGGCGAAGTGTGAGCTTGAAGTTGCTGACTGTCGATACGACATAG
- a CDS encoding PTS sugar transporter subunit IIC: MSFSSCLSPWVSRLNDRLSLFGSTLVRVLNGMAAGLFSSLIIGLILKQLGGYSGLALLSQLGAIAQYMMGPAIGAGVALSLNAPPLIVVSALACGAMGAGTVSATAHLAIGDPAGALVAALAGTLAGLWLWDKTRLNMILVPAFVLIVGGGVGFIISPVIAQVMAATGAMINAMTHLHPVPMGILVSASMGILLTLPVSSAAIAISLGLSGFAAGAATVGCACHMIGFAVTSYKDNGYSGLIAQGLGTSMLQIGNIVRNPWISVAPILSSIVLGPLATTVFLLENSPVGAGMGTAGLVGPLAALETMGTSAWGSILLMCFALPAAISLVIHQVLKKTGRIKAGDMAI; encoded by the coding sequence ATGTCTTTCTCCAGTTGTCTTTCTCCCTGGGTTTCCCGCCTGAATGACCGGCTCTCACTGTTTGGTTCGACTTTGGTCAGGGTGCTCAATGGTATGGCTGCCGGCTTGTTTTCATCCCTGATTATCGGGCTGATCTTAAAACAGCTGGGGGGCTATAGTGGACTTGCTTTGCTATCCCAGTTGGGAGCTATCGCGCAGTATATGATGGGGCCTGCCATAGGTGCCGGGGTGGCGTTATCCCTGAATGCACCGCCCCTGATAGTGGTATCAGCCTTAGCTTGTGGTGCCATGGGTGCCGGTACAGTGTCTGCTACTGCCCATTTGGCTATTGGTGACCCCGCAGGAGCACTGGTGGCAGCGCTGGCAGGAACGTTGGCCGGGCTGTGGTTATGGGATAAAACGCGGCTGAATATGATCCTGGTTCCCGCTTTTGTGCTGATAGTTGGAGGGGGCGTCGGGTTTATTATCTCTCCTGTGATTGCCCAGGTGATGGCTGCCACCGGTGCAATGATTAATGCCATGACCCACCTTCATCCTGTCCCTATGGGAATCCTGGTTTCAGCCAGCATGGGGATTTTACTGACACTGCCGGTATCCAGTGCTGCCATTGCCATTTCCCTTGGGCTTTCCGGTTTTGCAGCGGGTGCTGCCACCGTTGGTTGTGCCTGTCATATGATTGGTTTTGCTGTAACCAGCTATAAAGATAATGGTTATTCGGGGTTAATTGCCCAGGGATTAGGCACCTCCATGCTACAGATTGGCAATATTGTTCGAAATCCCTGGATTAGCGTAGCTCCCATACTTTCCTCTATTGTTCTCGGGCCTTTGGCGACCACCGTCTTTTTGCTGGAGAATAGTCCAGTGGGTGCCGGGATGGGAACCGCAGGGTTAGTAGGACCTCTGGCCGCTCTGGAAACGATGGGAACCAGTGCCTGGGGGAGCATCCTATTGATGTGTTTTGCTTTGCCTGCGGCTATTAGCTTAGTGATTCATCAGGTTTTGAAGAAAACAGGTCGAATTAAAGCCGGTGATATGGCTATTTAG
- a CDS encoding murein transglycosylase domain-containing protein — MASHSSQTTEAAPAKLDNAEAMATMTEILTRKSRRYWGDDKHAEPKEYVKYTNNYRTRVFINFQQGEVHVETLDPQDLRHAIIATLLTPENPETVDLFTDKSIPLGEEPLLFGQVLDQHGKPIRWQWDAKYFADYLMENQLQKTPSPYGVIYRVRISLVKDHTLKRQYQYAGIIRQYGHYYNIDESLIYAIIHTESRFNPYAISNANAYGLMQIIPTSAGRDVFKRIKNKTNELPNKDYLFKPQNNIEIGTAYLHILDSHYLKDIENPLSRKYSVISAYNGGAGNVLATFAKNRNKAITKINSMEPAEVYQALVSHHPRKESRQYLKKVTLTQQAFYQLYATNDG; from the coding sequence GTGGCTTCCCACAGCAGTCAAACAACAGAGGCAGCACCTGCCAAACTGGACAATGCTGAAGCCATGGCGACCATGACCGAGATTTTAACTCGCAAGTCACGCCGTTACTGGGGAGATGATAAGCATGCAGAACCGAAAGAATATGTAAAGTACACTAATAATTATCGAACACGGGTTTTTATCAATTTCCAGCAGGGAGAGGTTCATGTTGAAACCCTGGATCCGCAGGACCTTCGCCATGCCATCATTGCAACCCTGCTAACCCCTGAAAACCCGGAAACCGTTGACTTGTTTACCGATAAAAGCATTCCTCTCGGGGAAGAACCCCTGCTATTCGGCCAGGTACTCGACCAACATGGCAAGCCTATCCGCTGGCAATGGGATGCCAAATATTTTGCCGACTATCTGATGGAAAATCAGCTACAGAAAACACCATCACCTTACGGCGTCATTTATCGTGTCAGAATCAGCCTGGTTAAAGATCACACACTTAAACGACAATATCAGTATGCAGGCATCATAAGGCAATATGGCCACTACTATAATATTGACGAAAGCCTGATTTACGCCATTATCCATACAGAAAGCCGGTTTAACCCCTATGCCATCAGTAACGCCAATGCTTATGGACTGATGCAAATTATTCCGACCTCAGCAGGACGGGATGTATTCAAGCGCATCAAAAATAAAACAAATGAGCTTCCCAACAAAGACTACCTGTTTAAGCCCCAAAACAATATTGAAATAGGTACAGCTTATCTACATATACTGGATAGCCATTATCTTAAGGATATTGAGAACCCCCTGAGCCGGAAATACAGTGTTATTTCGGCATACAATGGCGGCGCAGGTAATGTACTTGCCACATTTGCCAAAAATAGAAATAAGGCGATTACCAAAATTAACAGCATGGAGCCAGCAGAGGTTTATCAGGCACTGGTAAGTCATCACCCCAGAAAAGAGTCTCGCCAATACCTGAAAAAAGTCACCCTGACACAGCAGGCTTTTTACCAGCTCTATGCGACAAATGATGGATAG
- a CDS encoding AI-2E family transporter → MTTQQHWMLAVILLIAGLFIHFLGPVLAPFAVSLVLAYLGDSLVDRLEKTGISRAPAVGIVFLAIFLVVILILLIVIPMVFQQLKGVIQMLPVWEAWLRTNVWPVVQDYLELDPKLFDLSEMAKNIAGQWQKAGGILAHLGVSVTRSSIALVEVIANLLLVPVVTFYLLRDWDRMVDNIRIMIPRNLEPVIVGLGKECDEVLAAFLKGQLMVMLALGIIYSIGLSLVGLKFAILIGLLAGVASIIPYMGFVIGFVTAILVAFFQFDSLVPLGFVALVFLIGQLLESWVLTPYLVGDKIGLHPVAVIFALMAGGQLFGFVGMLIALPLAAIIMVLLRHLHRNYKVSHLYHADPPEK, encoded by the coding sequence ATGACTACTCAGCAACATTGGATGCTTGCCGTTATTTTATTGATTGCAGGCCTGTTTATCCATTTCCTCGGGCCGGTGCTTGCTCCCTTTGCTGTTAGTCTGGTGCTGGCTTACCTGGGGGACTCTCTGGTTGACCGGCTGGAAAAAACGGGGATTTCAAGGGCCCCGGCGGTGGGAATCGTGTTTTTAGCGATTTTTCTGGTGGTCATCCTGATTCTGCTAATTGTTATTCCAATGGTCTTCCAGCAGCTGAAAGGGGTTATTCAAATGCTCCCTGTGTGGGAGGCATGGCTGAGAACCAATGTCTGGCCTGTAGTGCAAGATTACCTGGAACTGGATCCGAAATTATTTGATCTGAGTGAAATGGCTAAAAATATAGCCGGGCAGTGGCAAAAAGCGGGAGGAATCCTGGCGCACCTTGGGGTTTCGGTGACCCGCTCCTCCATTGCCCTGGTTGAGGTCATTGCGAATCTGTTGCTGGTGCCAGTGGTTACATTCTACCTGCTTCGTGACTGGGACAGAATGGTAGACAATATCCGTATAATGATACCCAGAAACCTGGAGCCCGTTATTGTCGGCCTGGGAAAGGAGTGTGATGAGGTTCTGGCCGCTTTTCTTAAAGGCCAGTTGATGGTCATGTTGGCACTGGGCATCATTTACAGTATTGGGCTGTCTCTGGTGGGCCTGAAATTTGCCATCTTGATCGGGTTGTTGGCAGGTGTCGCAAGTATTATTCCCTATATGGGGTTTGTTATAGGATTTGTCACAGCTATTCTGGTGGCCTTTTTTCAGTTTGATAGCCTTGTCCCTCTGGGTTTTGTCGCTTTGGTGTTTTTGATTGGCCAGCTTTTGGAGAGCTGGGTCCTTACGCCTTACCTGGTGGGAGATAAAATTGGGCTGCATCCAGTTGCAGTGATTTTTGCCTTGATGGCCGGTGGTCAGCTCTTCGGATTTGTCGGGATGTTGATTGCTCTGCCACTGGCGGCCATTATTATGGTACTCTTGCGTCACCTTCACCGGAATTATAAGGTAAGTCACCTTTATCATGCGGATCCGCCTGAAAAATAA
- a CDS encoding DUF3108 domain-containing protein, with product MARRAGLAFFLTLTLTGLPCLTFAASSPETSKVITSQGTTTQPAKSGSVLLKPYTAELKASMKGLPISGSGNRELKQNKEGHWELNFDASSGLFGISESSEFSLSDGTIKPEAYRYKRSGIIGSKPEEKALFDWKQSQVNWENDEKHWAIKLQTGALDNLSYQTQLRMDLAAGKKELNYLIADDDEVYLRSFVIEGEEVLSTDAGKLNTVRVRIKRDNNKRETWIWFAKDWDFFFVKLLQKEGGSEYTVELKNASIDGKPIKGI from the coding sequence ATGGCACGCAGGGCAGGACTTGCGTTTTTTCTAACCCTCACACTAACAGGCTTACCCTGCCTGACATTCGCCGCCAGCAGTCCAGAGACCAGCAAGGTCATAACGTCCCAAGGCACCACAACCCAGCCAGCCAAAAGCGGGTCAGTCCTGCTCAAGCCCTATACAGCGGAATTAAAGGCCAGTATGAAAGGTTTGCCCATCAGTGGCTCTGGCAACCGGGAACTAAAACAGAACAAAGAGGGTCACTGGGAGCTTAACTTTGATGCCAGCTCGGGTTTATTCGGTATCAGTGAAAGCAGTGAGTTCAGTTTAAGTGACGGTACCATAAAACCAGAAGCTTACCGCTATAAACGTTCAGGCATAATCGGCAGCAAACCGGAAGAAAAAGCCCTTTTTGACTGGAAGCAATCACAGGTTAACTGGGAAAATGATGAAAAGCACTGGGCTATCAAACTGCAAACAGGAGCCCTTGATAATCTATCCTACCAGACCCAGCTGCGTATGGACCTGGCCGCTGGCAAAAAAGAGCTGAACTACCTGATTGCAGACGATGATGAAGTATACCTGAGGAGTTTTGTTATTGAGGGTGAAGAAGTACTGAGCACGGATGCCGGTAAACTCAATACCGTCAGGGTTAGAATCAAGCGGGACAATAACAAGCGTGAAACCTGGATCTGGTTTGCCAAGGACTGGGACTTTTTCTTTGTCAAACTCCTGCAAAAGGAAGGCGGTTCGGAGTATACCGTGGAGCTAAAAAACGCCAGTATTGACGGTAAGCCCATCAAAGGGATATAG
- the gloA gene encoding lactoylglutathione lyase, with the protein MRFLHTMLRVGNLDQSIAFYTEVLGMKLLRQHDNEDYKYTLAFVGYADESEQAVIELTYNWGTDSYEQGNAFGHIAIGVDDIYSTCESIHKSGGTITREPGPVLGGKTEIAFVEDPDGYKIELIQMKQASQGLG; encoded by the coding sequence ATGCGCTTTCTTCACACGATGCTACGGGTGGGAAACCTGGATCAATCCATTGCGTTTTACACTGAAGTCCTAGGCATGAAACTGCTCCGGCAGCATGACAATGAAGACTATAAATATACCCTGGCCTTTGTGGGTTATGCCGATGAGTCAGAGCAGGCTGTGATTGAGCTGACCTATAACTGGGGTACAGACAGCTATGAACAGGGAAATGCCTTTGGTCACATTGCTATTGGTGTAGACGATATTTACAGCACCTGTGAATCCATCCATAAAAGTGGTGGTACAATCACCCGTGAACCGGGTCCTGTTCTGGGTGGAAAAACAGAAATTGCCTTTGTTGAAGATCCGGATGGCTACAAAATAGAACTCATCCAAATGAAGCAGGCCTCCCAAGGGCTAGGCTAA
- a CDS encoding DUF2066 domain-containing protein, whose translation MTNLFNSDFRTCDQEVVTGRITPWWDVGAFGMSVVVRQMFFYWKNIVISSQWKRRLSIRVAFFSVLLVAVFYALPGQVLAAQVSGLYKTEVPVESQGDRDRKKAMGEALGRVLVNVTGETRALANDALKKAMADPDGYVKGYSYRRENTSGQLQQYLQVTFVEDAVNRLLRDSGIAIWGANRPTTLTWLAIDEGSGRNIQRGVAANPLVKALESRFSRRALPLIFPLMDFEDAQVISPVDVWGLFTSKLEEASVRYGSESILAGRLSEAGGIYNGRLSLVFRGQRQDAEIAGLNHEQLALVAADLVGSTLARHYAIVSADSKGKSVLVIESINSVKDYAALTSYLEKLTAVRSVQVRRVSGSELELELSIDGYQSQLADAIALGRKLKRLEKTKASVSGDTTAPLYYRWLGR comes from the coding sequence ATGACAAACCTGTTTAATAGTGACTTTCGGACTTGTGACCAAGAGGTAGTCACTGGCAGAATAACCCCCTGGTGGGATGTTGGGGCATTTGGCATGTCTGTGGTTGTCAGGCAAATGTTTTTTTATTGGAAGAACATAGTGATTAGTTCTCAATGGAAAAGGCGGCTATCAATTCGGGTCGCGTTCTTTTCAGTGCTATTGGTGGCAGTGTTTTATGCACTGCCCGGGCAGGTTTTAGCCGCTCAGGTTTCCGGTCTTTATAAAACGGAAGTGCCTGTTGAATCTCAGGGAGATCGTGACCGAAAGAAGGCAATGGGAGAGGCACTCGGACGGGTGCTGGTGAATGTCACCGGTGAAACACGGGCACTGGCCAATGATGCGTTAAAGAAGGCCATGGCTGATCCGGATGGCTATGTCAAAGGTTATAGCTACAGAAGGGAAAACACGTCGGGTCAATTGCAGCAATATTTACAGGTTACTTTTGTAGAAGACGCTGTGAACCGTCTGCTCAGGGACTCGGGAATAGCCATCTGGGGGGCTAACCGACCCACCACGTTGACCTGGCTTGCTATCGACGAGGGGAGCGGGCGGAATATCCAAAGAGGGGTCGCTGCTAACCCTTTGGTGAAGGCCCTTGAGAGCCGCTTTTCCAGGCGGGCATTACCACTGATTTTTCCGCTTATGGATTTTGAGGATGCCCAGGTGATTTCTCCCGTTGATGTCTGGGGACTGTTCACCTCCAAACTTGAAGAGGCATCGGTTCGTTATGGTTCGGAGTCAATACTCGCGGGAAGGTTGTCCGAGGCAGGCGGGATTTATAATGGCCGCTTGTCCCTAGTGTTCAGGGGGCAGCGGCAAGATGCTGAAATAGCGGGTTTAAATCATGAGCAGCTGGCGTTGGTGGCGGCTGATCTGGTGGGTAGTACCCTGGCCAGGCACTACGCTATTGTCTCGGCTGACTCCAAGGGAAAATCGGTTTTGGTCATAGAGTCGATTAATAGTGTTAAAGATTATGCGGCTCTGACCTCATATCTGGAAAAACTCACGGCGGTCAGGTCTGTGCAGGTCAGGCGCGTTTCTGGTTCAGAGTTGGAGCTTGAGTTGAGTATAGATGGTTACCAGAGTCAGTTAGCAGATGCCATTGCCTTGGGTAGGAAGCTGAAACGGCTTGAGAAAACAAAGGCTTCTGTATCAGGTGATACAACAGCACCGCTTTATTATCGCTGGCTTGGTCGCTGA
- a CDS encoding transposase, with product MAYPFQKSRKHLCANSLITTISESYEQIPDVRPNKDSRKITIHDASMSAFAMMHLKYPSLLSFERDKTEQEVRHNLEHLYQIKKRAPCDTSMREILDPIDPVEFKKPFKTLLSNVQRGGLLKAFEFHCGNLKNHYLLPIDGTGLFYSCNNKKPCQECCTKNKGKANEAHYHQLMAACIAHPDQKTVLPLAPEAIVCQDGSTKNDCEKNAIKRLFATIREHHPRLKFVILLDSLYADNPTVQLIKSYGWHYIIVAKDGNHASLVEAMDELDKEGKVHRAEKVNEETGIKWWFRYANDVRLNKAKYAEQVNVLDFVETDKKGKQHIWCWVTDIPLNEETIEPVMKGGRCRWHIENQTFNTLKNQGYDLEHNYGHGEKHLATNLAYLTMLAFLVDQIQELCCPQFQEALRTRSKGVRIALWKWIQGYFLHWLIKTWEGLFYTVTHGIEEKRVIPFDTS from the coding sequence ATGGCTTATCCATTCCAAAAAAGTCGTAAGCATCTTTGTGCAAACAGTTTAATTACTACGATTTCTGAAAGTTATGAGCAAATTCCAGATGTCCGACCAAACAAGGATTCCAGAAAAATAACAATACATGATGCCTCCATGTCCGCTTTTGCCATGATGCATCTCAAGTACCCATCGCTCCTCTCGTTTGAGCGTGATAAAACAGAGCAAGAAGTAAGGCATAACCTTGAGCACCTGTATCAGATAAAAAAACGTGCTCCCTGTGATACCAGTATGCGGGAAATCCTGGATCCAATAGATCCCGTAGAGTTCAAAAAGCCTTTTAAGACATTGCTGTCTAACGTCCAAAGGGGCGGATTACTGAAGGCATTCGAATTTCACTGCGGGAACTTGAAAAATCACTACTTGCTCCCGATCGATGGAACTGGGCTATTTTACTCCTGCAATAATAAAAAACCTTGTCAGGAGTGCTGTACTAAAAATAAGGGAAAGGCCAACGAAGCTCACTACCACCAGTTAATGGCAGCATGCATTGCTCACCCGGATCAAAAAACAGTCTTGCCATTGGCACCGGAAGCCATAGTTTGCCAGGACGGTTCGACCAAAAATGACTGTGAAAAAAATGCCATTAAACGGTTGTTTGCCACCATACGAGAGCATCACCCACGTCTAAAGTTCGTTATTCTTCTGGACAGTCTTTATGCTGACAACCCCACTGTCCAACTGATTAAGAGTTATGGCTGGCATTACATCATTGTCGCGAAAGATGGCAACCATGCCTCGCTGGTTGAAGCGATGGATGAGCTGGATAAAGAAGGAAAAGTTCACCGTGCTGAAAAAGTTAATGAAGAGACTGGAATTAAGTGGTGGTTTCGCTATGCCAATGACGTCAGGCTGAACAAGGCAAAATATGCAGAACAGGTTAATGTGCTTGATTTTGTCGAAACCGATAAAAAAGGTAAACAGCATATCTGGTGCTGGGTGACTGATATTCCGCTTAACGAAGAAACCATAGAACCCGTCATGAAAGGAGGGCGCTGCCGATGGCATATTGAGAACCAGACGTTTAACACCCTGAAAAATCAAGGCTACGATCTCGAACATAACTACGGTCACGGTGAGAAGCACTTAGCCACAAATCTGGCCTATCTGACGATGCTTGCTTTTCTCGTAGATCAAATACAGGAACTGTGCTGTCCCCAGTTTCAGGAAGCTTTAAGAACCCGCTCAAAAGGAGTCCGTATAGCATTATGGAAATGGATACAGGGCTATTTTTTGCATTGGCTGATAAAAACGTGGGAGGGGCTTTTTTACACAGTAACTCATGGTATTGAAGAGAAAAGGGTGATTCCATTCGATACATCATAA